In Bacteroidales bacterium, one genomic interval encodes:
- a CDS encoding CinA family nicotinamide mononucleotide deamidase-related protein encodes MKASVISVGNELLIGQTLNTNAHWLSDQLTMLGFNVVSAMTTGDNIDDIIESLNFSSRKSQIICLTGGLGPTKDDLTRQALASFMGTELELNHSILSEICQKFDERKRPFTENNIQQAMFPRGSRPLPNFVGIAPGIYAQKDEKHIFAFPGVPTELHEIFQHQATPILQQLKENPIFHFHFLVAGTYESFLSSQLQDFEQSLPPTFTWAYLPSPGYIRLRLSCPENEKALAELLIQEKLLPVIQPYLVSNTQSSLEEILLTELKNRYFTLGTCESCTGGYLAHKITSIPGSSQVYKGSIVSYANEIKEKILHVPTEIIQSYGAVSHETVKIMAREGKSLLNVDVCIAISGIAGPDGGTPQKPVGYVWGAIAFQDQIKTYQFQFGNHRLYNIQWAAYSMMFETIKLLRST; translated from the coding sequence ATGAAAGCCAGTGTAATCTCAGTAGGAAACGAGTTACTTATTGGGCAAACACTTAATACTAATGCCCACTGGTTAAGCGATCAGCTTACCATGTTGGGTTTTAATGTCGTCTCTGCCATGACTACTGGAGATAATATAGATGACATTATTGAATCCCTAAATTTTTCGAGTCGTAAATCCCAAATTATTTGTTTGACTGGCGGACTCGGTCCCACGAAAGACGACTTAACTCGTCAAGCACTTGCTTCTTTTATGGGAACAGAATTGGAATTAAATCATAGCATCCTTTCTGAAATATGTCAAAAGTTCGATGAAAGAAAACGCCCATTTACTGAAAATAACATTCAACAAGCTATGTTTCCACGGGGCTCGAGACCTCTGCCAAATTTTGTTGGCATAGCTCCTGGCATTTATGCTCAGAAAGATGAAAAGCACATATTTGCTTTTCCTGGTGTCCCAACTGAACTTCATGAAATCTTTCAACATCAAGCTACTCCTATCCTTCAACAGTTAAAAGAGAACCCTATTTTTCATTTTCATTTTCTTGTCGCAGGCACATACGAATCTTTTCTAAGCAGTCAACTTCAGGACTTCGAACAAAGTCTTCCTCCCACTTTCACATGGGCATATCTGCCTTCGCCTGGATATATCAGACTACGACTTTCTTGCCCAGAGAATGAAAAAGCTCTGGCTGAACTATTAATTCAAGAAAAATTATTGCCAGTTATTCAACCATATCTCGTAAGCAATACTCAATCCTCTCTGGAAGAAATCCTTCTAACAGAACTGAAAAATCGTTATTTTACCCTTGGCACATGCGAAAGCTGCACGGGCGGTTATCTTGCCCACAAAATTACCTCTATCCCAGGCTCATCTCAAGTCTACAAAGGAAGTATCGTTTCATACGCTAATGAAATTAAAGAAAAAATTTTGCACGTTCCTACGGAAATCATTCAATCTTATGGAGCTGTTAGCCATGAAACAGTTAAAATCATGGCTCGTGAAGGAAAATCTCTCCTCAATGTTGACGTCTGTATAGCTATTAGCGGAATTGCCGGTCCCGATGGTGGTACCCCACAAAAACCTGTCGGCTACGTTTGGGGTGCAATTGCTTTCCAAGATCAGATTAAAACATATCAGTTTCAATTTGGGAACCATCGCCTTTATAACATACAATGGGCTGCTTATTCCATGATGTTTGAAACAATTAAACTTCTCCGATCAACATG
- the glgP gene encoding alpha-glucan family phosphorylase — translation MKIHYLFEVSWEVCNKVGGINTVISTKAQELLSHLEGTYFAIGPDIAGKSLDRSIFVEDNNLFRAWHEQLQADGFQCKIGRWNIPGNPIAILVNFSRLYTQKDEILYELWTEHGLDSLAGGWDYIEPVLFGYEAGKLIEHFYKYFVSAEERLVVQIHEWLTGSTLLYLKKAVPQACTVFTTHATVMGRSMAGNKQPLYALLDAVKSDEKSKELHIEAKFNLEKLSAQTADVFTTVSEITSHECKYFLQKKPDFITPNGFNSDQIHSLDDLDKKRKNVRALLPRFVGAVTGKKVSDHAFYILTSGRYEFHNKGLDLFIDALAELRQELKSNDEVVAIIAVPAHQAGPNIQILKNYQNSFLAQIPHYATHYLFDENNDPIIQKLKYHQINNNPEDPLQVIFIPSYLDGQDGLLNIPYYELLSGMDLTAFPSYYEPWGYTPMESIAYGIPTITTSLAGFGSWILKNHPNQTAVTVLNRNDYNYDEVKNLLANKILEYLNSSEEKRQNDRLKAIEIAKECSWKNFITHYLTAYETGLKLVLQRSENFKTKIPLPLQQIKTSFQEPIWRKILIKPKYPPQLEPLLELMRNLWWTWHPEVEEFFASIHPENWELSAHNPLKMLEMIPYQQLIQLTHDQNFMDELSQIYHRFKSYMEEGLDYSKPSVAYFCMEYGFHSSLKLYAGGLGILAGDYLKEASDQRLPLTGIGLLFRYGYFHQTLSHDGMQVNQYLPQKFSVLPLIPVRDKDGKWITIQLTFPGREIHAKVWKIQVGRVELFLLDTDLDENAPEDRSITYQLYGGDSEVRLKQEILLGIGGVMVLEKLGKKIDVYHINEGHAAFSILKRIEQAMQQYVLNFHQALELVRNNTLFTTHTPVPAGHDVFSQELLRIYFADYCEKLNINWQDFVSLGLIGPYNKDEKFSMSILALKGSVQTNGVSKIHGTVTREMFAPLYPGFFTDELFIQHITNAVHLPTWMDPMWQQLLQKKYINILELDMSDPDNWKIFNELNEDEIWNVRKQLKSRLVEKIKIRLSEELVRRQEAPRHIVEILNTISDNALWFGFARRFATYKRAHLILNNTERLKRLVSNSDRPVFFVFAGKAHPADVEGQKLIQNIIQISRMPEFRGKILFLENYDMELAHLLVSGVDVWVNTPTRPLEASGTSGMKAVMNGVLNLSVSDGWWAEGYKPKAGWALEEKRTYLDQRLQDELDAETLYEIIEDEIVPSFFYRNPNDIPCKWIGFIRNAFTRIAPYYVTKRMINEYLQKYYFPLMKRYHQLTEKDLELFLEWMKWKRKVEENFNEIYERKLELPDSTIKPLVLGEDFIAAIELYLADLSPRDIKVELIFGQKIHDRIDQFLFIEEMKPTSFKNNIARFEAVLSNKKAGVFDYAIRVTPYNDLMPHRQDFPLVKWF, via the coding sequence ATGAAAATTCACTATCTTTTCGAGGTAAGCTGGGAAGTATGCAACAAAGTTGGTGGAATCAATACCGTCATTTCAACCAAAGCTCAAGAATTGCTTTCTCATCTCGAGGGAACATATTTTGCCATAGGACCTGATATTGCAGGCAAATCATTGGACAGAAGTATCTTCGTAGAAGATAACAATCTTTTTCGTGCATGGCACGAACAATTACAAGCAGATGGTTTTCAGTGTAAAATTGGCAGATGGAACATTCCAGGGAATCCTATAGCCATTCTTGTTAACTTTTCGCGACTCTATACACAGAAGGACGAGATTTTATATGAATTATGGACAGAACATGGTTTAGATTCATTAGCTGGTGGGTGGGACTACATTGAACCTGTATTGTTTGGCTATGAGGCAGGTAAACTTATTGAACACTTTTACAAATATTTTGTTAGTGCCGAGGAAAGACTTGTAGTACAAATACATGAATGGCTTACTGGGTCTACACTTCTTTACCTAAAAAAAGCTGTACCACAAGCTTGTACTGTATTTACTACTCATGCTACCGTTATGGGTAGAAGCATGGCAGGAAACAAACAGCCATTATATGCTTTGCTCGATGCCGTAAAGTCCGACGAAAAATCCAAAGAACTGCACATAGAAGCCAAATTCAACCTCGAAAAACTGTCTGCTCAAACTGCTGACGTCTTCACTACAGTGTCAGAAATCACCTCTCATGAATGCAAATATTTCCTCCAAAAAAAACCCGATTTTATCACGCCCAATGGATTCAATTCGGACCAAATTCATTCACTTGATGATCTTGATAAAAAAAGAAAAAACGTGCGTGCCTTGCTTCCTCGTTTTGTGGGTGCAGTCACTGGTAAAAAAGTTTCAGACCACGCCTTCTACATTTTAACTTCTGGTAGATATGAGTTTCACAACAAAGGTCTCGATCTTTTCATCGATGCTTTAGCTGAATTAAGACAAGAGCTAAAATCCAATGACGAAGTCGTTGCTATCATAGCTGTGCCAGCACATCAAGCAGGTCCTAACATTCAGATATTAAAAAACTACCAAAATAGTTTCTTAGCTCAAATACCCCACTATGCAACTCATTATCTTTTTGATGAAAATAACGATCCAATTATTCAGAAACTCAAGTACCATCAAATCAATAATAATCCTGAGGACCCTCTCCAAGTCATTTTTATTCCCTCATATTTGGACGGACAAGATGGTCTACTTAACATTCCATATTACGAGCTCCTTTCGGGCATGGACCTCACAGCTTTCCCTTCATACTATGAGCCATGGGGCTATACACCTATGGAAAGCATTGCTTACGGCATCCCCACCATTACCACCAGCTTGGCTGGCTTTGGAAGCTGGATATTAAAAAATCATCCTAACCAAACTGCTGTTACTGTACTTAACCGTAACGATTACAACTACGACGAAGTTAAGAATTTGCTTGCAAATAAAATTCTAGAATATTTAAATTCTTCAGAAGAAAAACGTCAGAACGATCGTCTTAAAGCTATAGAAATAGCCAAAGAATGCAGCTGGAAAAACTTCATCACTCACTACCTTACTGCCTATGAGACAGGACTTAAACTTGTACTACAACGTTCCGAGAATTTTAAGACTAAAATACCTTTACCTCTACAACAAATTAAAACTTCATTTCAGGAACCCATTTGGAGAAAAATACTCATCAAGCCCAAATACCCTCCACAACTTGAACCTTTGCTGGAGCTAATGCGAAACCTTTGGTGGACATGGCATCCTGAGGTAGAGGAATTTTTTGCTTCCATCCATCCAGAAAATTGGGAACTTTCTGCGCATAACCCTCTCAAAATGCTTGAAATGATACCATACCAGCAACTTATTCAATTAACTCACGATCAAAATTTTATGGACGAACTCAGTCAAATCTACCATCGTTTTAAATCATACATGGAAGAAGGGTTGGATTATTCGAAACCATCAGTTGCATACTTCTGTATGGAGTATGGTTTTCATTCTTCCCTTAAGCTTTATGCAGGTGGTCTCGGCATACTTGCTGGCGATTACCTTAAAGAAGCTTCGGACCAACGTTTACCTTTAACTGGCATTGGATTACTATTTCGATATGGTTACTTCCATCAAACCCTAAGTCATGATGGCATGCAAGTCAACCAATATCTACCTCAGAAATTTTCTGTGCTTCCCTTAATACCGGTTCGCGACAAAGACGGAAAATGGATTACCATACAGCTTACCTTTCCTGGGCGAGAAATACATGCTAAAGTATGGAAAATTCAAGTAGGACGTGTAGAACTATTTTTACTTGATACGGATCTTGATGAAAATGCACCTGAAGATAGAAGCATTACTTACCAACTCTATGGCGGTGATAGTGAAGTAAGATTAAAACAAGAAATATTATTAGGCATCGGTGGTGTAATGGTGCTTGAAAAACTCGGCAAAAAAATTGATGTTTACCATATCAACGAAGGACATGCAGCTTTCTCGATCCTCAAACGTATTGAACAGGCCATGCAGCAATATGTACTTAATTTTCATCAGGCATTAGAATTAGTTAGAAATAACACACTTTTTACCACCCATACACCAGTTCCAGCAGGACATGATGTTTTCAGTCAAGAATTATTACGTATCTACTTTGCTGACTATTGCGAAAAACTCAATATAAATTGGCAGGATTTTGTTTCCCTAGGACTTATTGGTCCTTATAATAAAGACGAAAAATTTAGTATGAGCATCCTTGCACTCAAAGGATCTGTTCAAACTAATGGAGTTAGTAAAATTCATGGAACGGTTACTCGTGAAATGTTTGCCCCACTCTACCCAGGTTTTTTTACCGACGAACTATTCATTCAACACATTACCAATGCCGTTCATCTTCCCACATGGATGGACCCTATGTGGCAACAATTGTTACAAAAAAAATATATCAACATCTTAGAATTAGACATGAGCGATCCTGACAATTGGAAAATCTTCAACGAACTCAACGAAGATGAAATTTGGAACGTTAGAAAACAACTTAAAAGCCGTCTTGTTGAAAAAATTAAAATAAGATTGTCCGAAGAACTCGTTCGTCGCCAGGAAGCACCAAGGCATATAGTGGAAATTCTCAATACTATATCTGATAATGCCCTTTGGTTTGGCTTTGCTAGAAGGTTTGCTACCTACAAAAGAGCACATCTAATTTTAAACAACACAGAAAGGTTAAAAAGACTTGTAAGTAATTCCGATCGACCGGTTTTCTTTGTGTTTGCCGGTAAAGCTCATCCTGCTGATGTAGAAGGACAAAAACTTATTCAGAACATCATTCAAATTAGTCGAATGCCAGAATTTAGAGGAAAAATCCTCTTCCTTGAAAATTATGACATGGAACTTGCTCATTTGCTCGTCAGCGGTGTAGACGTGTGGGTAAACACTCCAACACGTCCCCTTGAAGCTAGCGGTACTAGTGGTATGAAAGCTGTTATGAATGGAGTTCTTAACCTTAGTGTATCAGATGGATGGTGGGCTGAAGGATACAAACCCAAAGCCGGATGGGCTCTCGAAGAAAAACGAACCTACTTAGATCAACGCTTGCAAGACGAACTTGATGCTGAAACTCTTTATGAAATCATCGAAGATGAAATCGTACCTTCTTTTTTCTACCGAAATCCAAATGACATACCATGTAAATGGATTGGATTTATTCGAAACGCCTTTACACGAATTGCTCCTTATTACGTCACGAAGCGAATGATAAATGAATATCTTCAGAAATATTATTTCCCTCTTATGAAACGCTATCATCAACTCACAGAAAAAGATCTCGAACTCTTTCTGGAATGGATGAAATGGAAAAGAAAAGTGGAAGAAAATTTCAATGAAATTTATGAAAGAAAACTTGAATTACCCGACAGTACCATTAAACCTCTTGTTTTAGGAGAGGACTTTATAGCTGCTATTGAGCTCTACCTAGCAGATCTCAGTCCAAGAGATATCAAAGTTGAGCTCATCTTTGGACAAAAAATTCATGATCGTATTGATCAGTTTCTTTTTATTGAAGAAATGAAACCTACTAGTTTTAAAAATAATATTGCACGATTCGAGGCCGTATTATCTAACAAAAAGGCTGGTGTTTTCGATTATGCTATTCGTGTAACTCCTTACAACGACCTCATGCCTCATCGTCAAGATTTCCCACTTGTTAAATGGTTTTGA
- a CDS encoding class I SAM-dependent methyltransferase: MKKLNLGCGKDIREGYINLDRYPLDGVDVVYDIEQLPLPFHDEEFDEILCNSILEHVNYIPLMKELYRILKKGGILKIIVPHFTSANNFIDPTHKHMFSIQTFKFFVGGASERDYYFDFHFTQIVYRRITFPKGKHLYNYFIEWLINLSNTMRHVYEFSFLRIFPAENIIIWLKK, from the coding sequence ATGAAAAAATTAAATCTAGGATGTGGTAAGGATATTCGTGAAGGATATATAAATCTTGATAGATATCCTCTTGATGGGGTGGATGTAGTTTACGATATCGAACAATTACCACTTCCTTTTCACGATGAAGAGTTTGACGAAATACTTTGCAACAGTATTCTTGAGCATGTAAATTACATTCCTTTGATGAAAGAACTCTACCGTATCCTTAAAAAAGGTGGGATTTTAAAGATTATAGTTCCGCACTTTACATCAGCTAACAATTTTATAGATCCTACGCATAAGCATATGTTTTCTATTCAAACGTTCAAATTTTTTGTTGGAGGAGCCTCGGAACGAGATTACTATTTTGATTTTCATTTTACTCAAATAGTGTACAGACGTATAACTTTCCCCAAGGGAAAGCACCTATATAATTATTTCATAGAGTGGTTGATTAATTTAAGTAATACCATGCGTCATGTATACGAATTTTCATTTCTGCGAATTTTTCCTGCAGAAAACATCATCATCTGGCTAAAAAAGTGA
- a CDS encoding thymidylate synthase: MRQYLELLDYVLKNGIRKSNRTGIDTLSVFGYQMRFNLQNGFPLLTTKKLHWKSIVYELLWFLRGDSNIRFLHENGVTIWDEWADENGDLGPIYGVQWRSWKSHDGRTIDQITEVIKEIKSNPNSRRLVVSAWNVGELPYMKLPPCHILFQFYVAEGKLSCQLYQRSADVFLGVPFNIASYALLTHMIAHVTGLDVGEFIHTLGDTHLYVNHIEQAKLQLTREPRPLPTVVLNSDIKNIFDFTYEDIQLLNYHPHPHIKADVAI, encoded by the coding sequence ATGCGTCAGTATCTAGAACTTTTAGATTATGTATTAAAGAATGGAATTAGAAAATCCAACAGAACTGGCATAGATACCTTGAGTGTTTTTGGTTATCAGATGCGTTTTAATTTACAGAATGGTTTTCCTTTGCTTACAACTAAAAAACTTCATTGGAAGAGTATTGTCTATGAACTTCTTTGGTTTTTGCGTGGCGATAGCAACATACGTTTTTTACATGAAAATGGTGTAACTATTTGGGATGAATGGGCCGATGAAAATGGAGATCTGGGACCTATTTATGGGGTTCAATGGCGTAGTTGGAAATCTCATGATGGTCGAACGATAGATCAAATTACCGAAGTTATAAAAGAAATCAAGTCAAATCCAAATAGCAGGCGTCTTGTTGTTAGTGCTTGGAATGTTGGTGAATTGCCTTATATGAAGCTTCCACCTTGCCATATTCTTTTTCAGTTTTATGTGGCTGAAGGGAAATTATCGTGCCAGCTTTATCAACGGAGTGCTGATGTATTTCTAGGAGTACCCTTTAACATTGCTTCTTACGCTTTGCTCACGCACATGATTGCACATGTGACAGGTCTTGATGTAGGAGAATTTATTCATACTCTTGGCGACACTCATCTATATGTCAATCATATTGAACAAGCAAAATTGCAGCTTACACGTGAACCGAGGCCTCTCCCTACTGTAGTATTGAATTCAGATATTAAAAATATTTTCGATTTTACGTATGAAGATATTCAATTGTTGAATTATCATCCTCATCCCCACATTAAAGCCGATGTTGCCATTTGA
- a CDS encoding dihydrofolate reductase, whose amino-acid sequence MLPFENLFAIVAADIAGGIGKDNRLPWHISQDLKKFKTLTLNHFIIMGRKTWESLPRKPLPGRKHIVLTRQYIYKEDVLSLGSVEKVLDFVADHVEQLFFVVGGESIYRELLPFCSRIYLTRVFKLFDVDTFFPPLTDTMELKEISSFLYDPISDVYFRFCTYENTRGNKELDH is encoded by the coding sequence ATGTTGCCATTTGAAAACTTGTTTGCTATCGTTGCTGCTGATATTGCAGGAGGAATTGGTAAAGACAACCGTTTACCTTGGCATATTTCACAAGATCTGAAAAAGTTCAAAACGCTTACATTGAACCATTTTATCATTATGGGAAGGAAGACATGGGAGTCTTTACCTCGAAAACCTTTACCTGGAAGAAAACATATCGTGCTAACTAGGCAATATATTTATAAGGAAGATGTTTTGTCTTTGGGTTCCGTTGAAAAAGTTTTAGATTTTGTTGCTGATCACGTAGAACAATTGTTTTTCGTAGTTGGGGGTGAAAGCATTTATAGAGAGTTGTTACCTTTTTGTTCCAGAATTTATTTAACCAGAGTTTTTAAGTTGTTTGATGTAGATACATTTTTTCCTCCTCTTACGGATACTATGGAACTAAAAGAAATAAGCTCGTTTCTCTATGATCCAATCTCTGATGTTTATTTCCGTTTTTGCACTTACGAGAACACGAGAGGTAATAAAGAATTAGACCATTAA
- a CDS encoding transcriptional repressor, which yields MSNHVIFNPVRILKDKRVSVTDHRIKLLEYLVGVGRPATKAEIAKAFPHIHRVTLYRLLQHLVRAGVIEMQKNQNSEIYFLKLWNEETNHLHFTCVLCQNLFCLPNIEVNIPAEINGFLIHHINFTASGLCANCAKS from the coding sequence ATGTCTAATCATGTCATTTTCAATCCTGTTCGTATTTTAAAAGATAAAAGGGTATCAGTAACTGACCATCGAATAAAGTTACTTGAGTACTTGGTTGGGGTAGGTAGACCAGCTACCAAAGCTGAAATAGCCAAAGCTTTTCCACATATTCACCGAGTAACCCTATATCGCCTATTACAACACCTTGTGCGTGCTGGCGTAATTGAAATGCAGAAAAATCAGAACTCAGAAATTTATTTCTTAAAACTTTGGAATGAGGAAACCAATCACCTGCATTTTACCTGTGTCCTTTGTCAAAATTTATTTTGTTTACCAAATATTGAGGTGAACATTCCTGCCGAAATAAATGGCTTTTTGATTCATCATATAAATTTCACCGCATCTGGGTTATGTGCAAATTGTGCCAAATCTTAA
- a CDS encoding TonB-dependent receptor produces MIALRDSSGKGIPGVAVLLFSSHEKFISDQNGNLVLYLKPGVFEILFEHEDYLPMIAHVTIPTNDTIFFFLKSRVKTLPPVVIQDERVPRIDHKQVIVHKGIQWKNTRDDLASSLAREAGISSARIGSENSRIVIRGLGLDRVKVQEREFTYTGHYWGLDHELEVDAIMFQKTILHRGVGAILRGGGASFELIEILPSLNITHSSFNVTYYTSFLSSNLAFKQGIQIAQKKKNFFIQGSGSFLRYASLRVPADSFYYLGYRFPLEDRILKNTSGTRSIIRLDATYYRNKHIFFYVFEHYRNRMGFFAYAHGLPSVNIDEQADPPRYKFNLPYHDVFLVKTYFKYVVTLPNKWNFQSLAGYQFNRRTEFSYPHTHGLPLSGLTNNREIGLLLRNIQFQLGVENYSEKFNFKSRLISEYTTHHRDGYFYILPDYRLFHNGWSISTSVIRSQRLTIDLASRIDYHHFSTGSLLNPWIKDSAFQIFFTDLLRNYITFNAGGSVYLSPRHDEDTLIFFLGAGQRVPSPHEITMNGLHHNAFRHEMGNPFLKPELSFLWEMIYKKNFAEWKFKTNPYIVYYFDYIYLSPSGIFSPLPEGGQLYVYRSTRAIKPGFESQVTKSWFKFLTMRFTFDASYPYNLEDHYPLPFSPPMKFLSEWDFKIKSRLLCGLDVIHQFAQKWVDRNEKSTPGWTTFHLRFHYEKMLKNAGVIQFMLLLANLTNKTYYDHLSYYRTLNIPEPGRELRIQLIYSLKP; encoded by the coding sequence GTGATTGCTTTGCGAGATTCTTCAGGAAAAGGTATTCCTGGCGTGGCAGTTTTGTTGTTTTCGTCCCATGAAAAATTTATTTCGGATCAAAATGGAAATTTAGTTTTATATCTCAAGCCCGGCGTTTTTGAAATTTTATTTGAACACGAAGATTATTTACCCATGATAGCTCATGTTACTATTCCTACAAATGATACTATTTTTTTCTTTTTAAAATCACGTGTAAAAACACTACCCCCGGTTGTAATTCAGGATGAGCGTGTCCCAAGAATAGATCACAAACAAGTCATTGTCCACAAAGGTATTCAATGGAAAAATACACGGGATGATCTGGCAAGCTCACTTGCAAGGGAAGCAGGCATTAGCAGTGCCAGGATAGGCAGTGAGAACTCTCGAATTGTTATTCGTGGATTGGGATTGGATAGGGTTAAAGTTCAAGAAAGAGAATTCACGTATACCGGTCATTATTGGGGTCTCGATCATGAATTGGAAGTGGATGCAATTATGTTTCAAAAAACCATCTTGCATCGTGGTGTTGGGGCTATACTCCGAGGAGGTGGGGCATCTTTTGAACTGATTGAAATACTACCATCTTTAAACATAACTCATTCTAGTTTCAATGTTACGTATTATACATCATTTCTTTCTTCGAATTTGGCTTTTAAACAAGGCATCCAAATAGCTCAAAAAAAGAAAAATTTTTTTATCCAAGGTTCAGGATCTTTTCTTCGTTATGCATCACTTAGGGTTCCTGCTGACAGTTTTTATTATCTAGGTTATCGATTTCCTTTGGAGGATCGTATTCTAAAAAATACCTCTGGAACTAGATCAATTATACGATTAGATGCTACATACTACAGAAATAAGCACATTTTTTTCTACGTATTTGAGCATTATCGTAATCGAATGGGCTTTTTTGCGTATGCACACGGACTGCCATCAGTAAACATCGATGAGCAAGCTGACCCACCTCGATATAAGTTTAATTTACCATACCATGATGTTTTTTTGGTAAAAACCTATTTTAAATATGTTGTTACTCTTCCAAATAAATGGAACTTTCAATCTTTGGCAGGTTATCAGTTCAATCGGCGAACTGAATTTAGTTACCCTCATACGCATGGTCTCCCATTGTCAGGACTGACAAATAATCGCGAAATAGGACTTCTTCTCAGAAATATTCAATTTCAGCTTGGCGTTGAGAATTATTCGGAAAAATTCAATTTTAAGTCTAGATTGATCTCAGAATATACAACTCACCATCGAGATGGATATTTTTACATCCTACCCGATTACCGGCTTTTTCATAATGGTTGGAGTATCAGCACGAGTGTAATTAGGAGTCAAAGACTTACTATTGATTTAGCTTCTCGTATTGATTACCATCATTTTTCCACAGGCAGTCTACTTAACCCATGGATAAAGGATTCAGCTTTTCAAATTTTCTTTACTGACCTCCTACGAAATTACATCACTTTTAATGCAGGAGGATCAGTTTATCTTTCCCCTCGTCACGATGAAGATACTCTCATTTTTTTTCTTGGAGCAGGTCAACGCGTGCCATCTCCTCATGAAATTACCATGAATGGTTTACACCATAATGCTTTTCGACATGAAATGGGGAATCCATTCCTGAAACCCGAATTAAGTTTTCTATGGGAGATGATATACAAAAAGAATTTTGCTGAATGGAAATTTAAAACCAATCCATATATTGTTTATTATTTTGATTACATTTATCTATCACCTTCCGGAATATTTTCACCTCTTCCTGAAGGGGGCCAGTTGTATGTTTATAGGTCCACACGTGCCATTAAACCTGGTTTTGAGAGTCAAGTCACTAAATCGTGGTTTAAATTTTTAACCATGCGTTTTACTTTTGATGCTAGTTATCCTTATAATCTAGAAGATCACTATCCATTACCTTTCAGTCCACCTATGAAGTTTCTATCGGAATGGGATTTTAAAATTAAATCTCGTTTACTATGTGGCTTAGATGTGATTCATCAATTCGCTCAAAAATGGGTAGATCGCAATGAAAAGTCTACGCCAGGCTGGACAACTTTTCATCTTCGTTTCCACTATGAGAAAATGTTAAAAAATGCAGGTGTCATCCAATTCATGCTTCTTCTTGCTAATCTAACTAATAAAACTTATTATGATCATCTCAGTTATTACCGAACTCTCAATATTCCAGAACCAGGTCGTGAGTTGAGAATTCAATTGATTTATTCTTTAAAACCATAA
- a CDS encoding DUF4625 domain-containing protein → MFSRSFLLVFFSFIGILLISCKKENDTIPPQISISEPKENEIFKIDSLGKVEIHFNATFSDDEELGSYKIDIHSAAGHSHKSNLLISSFDTSITGALSGRQYVLHQHILIPHFPLSDTGQYHLLVFCLDKAGNQTTTFRTFEITK, encoded by the coding sequence ATGTTTTCCAGGAGTTTTCTCCTGGTGTTTTTTTCATTTATTGGAATCCTCCTTATCTCTTGCAAAAAAGAAAATGACACTATCCCACCTCAGATTTCGATCTCTGAACCAAAGGAAAATGAGATTTTTAAAATTGATTCTTTGGGAAAGGTAGAGATTCATTTTAATGCAACTTTTTCAGATGATGAAGAACTGGGAAGCTATAAAATAGACATACATAGTGCAGCAGGACATTCTCATAAATCTAACTTATTAATTTCTTCTTTCGATACTTCGATAACTGGAGCTCTTTCAGGAAGACAATATGTTTTACATCAACACATTCTCATTCCCCATTTTCCTCTTTCAGATACAGGTCAGTATCATCTTCTTGTATTTTGCTTAGACAAAGCTGGCAACCAAACGACAACATTTAGGACTTTCGAAATAACGAAATAG
- a CDS encoding Rrf2 family transcriptional regulator, with translation MSKPVHFSEAAFIGIHSLVIIALSKNNFVNVNTIANITGASRNHISKIMQLLVKAGLVSSVRGPNGGFSLAKDPSQITFLDIYEATEGKILIKSCPFEKPICPFDICLVNNIFGKITHELIQFLQNTTLKTIQDYHSLKNDEV, from the coding sequence ATGAGTAAGCCTGTTCATTTTTCTGAGGCTGCTTTTATCGGGATACATTCTTTGGTCATCATAGCTCTCAGTAAAAATAATTTTGTAAATGTCAATACCATAGCTAATATAACAGGGGCAAGCAGAAATCATATTAGTAAAATCATGCAATTACTCGTCAAAGCAGGCCTGGTATCATCCGTCCGAGGTCCAAACGGAGGCTTCTCTCTTGCTAAAGATCCTTCGCAAATTACTTTTTTGGACATTTACGAAGCGACAGAAGGTAAGATTCTTATTAAATCATGCCCGTTCGAAAAACCCATTTGCCCTTTTGACATTTGCCTAGTCAACAATATTTTTGGTAAAATTACACACGAACTCATTCAATTCCTACAAAATACCACCTTGAAAACAATACAGGATTACCATAGTCTAAAAAATGACGAAGTCTGA